In a single window of the Pseudodesulfovibrio profundus genome:
- the glnH gene encoding glutamine ABC transporter substrate-binding protein GlnH, producing the protein MKRITTLFIAMAIALSMVGTAFAGTLTVGTDTNFPPFEFKDPETGKHTGFDVELWDAIAKEIGIEYKLQPMAFKGIVPGLQSAQLDAGIAGMSITEKRREVIDFSDGYYDSGLLLLVSADDDSIDGLKSLDGKVIATKQGTTSVEFLKENATPKEVKLFPNDNAMFMELLTGGVDAVMFDKPVIESFVSKRGKGKVKIVGDLYAGQPYGIGFPKGSELVGKVNAALKTLKANGVYNELYKKWFGVEPR; encoded by the coding sequence ATGAAACGGATCACTACACTTTTCATCGCTATGGCTATCGCTCTTTCCATGGTCGGCACCGCATTTGCCGGTACACTGACTGTGGGCACGGACACCAACTTCCCCCCGTTTGAATTCAAAGATCCTGAGACCGGCAAACACACCGGTTTTGACGTCGAGCTCTGGGATGCCATCGCCAAGGAAATCGGCATCGAATACAAGCTCCAGCCCATGGCCTTCAAAGGCATCGTCCCGGGTCTCCAGTCTGCTCAGCTTGACGCCGGTATCGCCGGTATGTCCATCACCGAAAAGCGCCGTGAAGTCATCGATTTTTCCGACGGCTACTACGATTCCGGTCTTCTTCTTCTCGTCAGCGCTGACGACGACTCCATTGACGGCCTGAAGTCCCTCGACGGCAAGGTCATCGCCACCAAGCAGGGTACCACCAGCGTTGAATTCCTCAAGGAAAACGCCACTCCCAAAGAAGTGAAACTCTTCCCCAACGATAACGCCATGTTCATGGAACTGCTGACCGGCGGTGTTGACGCTGTCATGTTCGACAAGCCTGTCATCGAGTCTTTCGTTTCCAAGCGCGGCAAGGGCAAAGTCAAAATCGTCGGCGACCTGTATGCTGGTCAGCCTTACGGCATTGGTTTCCCCAAGGGTTCCGAGCTGGTTGGCAAAGTCAACGCTGCTCTCAAGACCCTCAAGGCCAATGGTGTCTACAACGAGCTCTACAAGAAGTGGTTTGGTGTTGAGCCTCGCTAA